From Glycine max cultivar Williams 82 chromosome 11, Glycine_max_v4.0, whole genome shotgun sequence, the proteins below share one genomic window:
- the LOC100785811 gene encoding glycine cleavage system H protein, mitochondrial has product MALRMWASSTANALKLSSVSRPHLLPPFSFSRCLSSVLDGLKYADSHEWVKHEGSVATIGITDHAQDHLGEVVYVELPEPGGTVSKKSGFGAVESVKATSDINSPISGEIVEVNKKLTETPGLVNSSPYEDGWMIKVKPSDPSELDSLMGPKEYTKFCEEEDASH; this is encoded by the exons ATGGCACTCAGGATGTGGGCTTCTTCCACTGCCAATGCACTCAAACTCTCTTCTGTCTCCAGACCTCATCTCTTgcctcctttttctttctccagATGCTTATCTTCCG TCTTGGATGGACTTAAGTACGCTGATTCACATGAATGGGTCAAGCACGAAGGCTCAGTCGCCACCATTGGTATCACTGACCATGCCCAG GACCATCTTGGAGAGGTTGTGTATGTGGAGCTGCCAGAACCAGGTGGCACAGTTTCCAAGAAGTCTGGCTTCGGAGCCGTTGAAAGTGTTAAAGCAACAAGTGATATAAACTCTCCAATCTCGGGGGAGATCGTTGAGGTTAACAAAAAGCTCACAGAAACGCCTGGCCTG GTCAACTCAAGCCCATACGAAGATGGATGGATGATCAAAGTAAAGCCAAGCGATCCATCTGAATTAGATTCCTTGATGGGTCCAAAGGAGTACACAAAATTTTGTGAGGAAGAAGATGCAAGTCattaa